The nucleotide window CGAGATCTTCACTACAATAGCCCTTATATCCTGTACCTTGATCACCACTACCCTCGCCTCCAGCTTCTTTCCAAGATCATCTAGATCCTTAGGAGATATGCTACCCCTACTAATCTTATCGCTAACATCCATAGCTATGTCACTAGCATTCAACTCCTTAGCCCTTTCAAGAAGCTTCTCAGCAGCCCTCAGAGTAGCCCTCTCATAAGCCCCCTTTGCCTGGGGCTCTAGATATATACCCATATAAGATGTCATGTTCTTTAGAGTTGCGAGTAAATCGCTATATAGATTCTTACACTCCTCAGCAGACATAGAGGCTATCCTATCATAGCTCAGATTAGAAGCCTCAGAAACCCTAGCTATGATTGACTGGGGAAGAGATATATTGCTAGCATTAGCAATCTGATATAACCTAGAGAGAGAATCCCTCAGCAGAAGAGTAGCATTCACAAACCCACCTGGGCATTTATATAGCCCCATCTGAGTCTGGGCCTCAACACCAACCAAAGCCCCTGGAATCATCTGTACAGCTGATATAATCAAAAGGGCTAGGGTTAGGAACGCTCCATACCTCATATACATCATGATCAACCATCACCTCCGATAAAAACATAGACCCAGAATTTTATAAGGGATACCCCTGTTCCCAATACGGGAAATACTCGGGAAATAGTTCCACAAAAGCATTCCACATAGCTTAGCCCTCTAATTAAGAGGACCCCGCCCTTTCAAAGCAAAGAAGATTAGATTGCGAATCATATAAAATTCCATTATCCTATCTATAGTATGCTTTTACGAAGTAGAAGTTCTCGCCAAAGTGAACCATTATGCCAGATAGATCCTTAGTCTTGGCTGCGAAGCTCTTCTGCGTATAGAGGAATATCCATGGAGCATCTTTCCATATAATCTCGATGGCTTGCCTATACAATTCGAGCCTCTTCTGAGGATCTGTTTCAACAATAGCTTTCTCGAGAAGCTCGTCAACTACTGAGTTGTTATAATGCGCAGCGGCAAGCCCTCTTGGGGGTGCTTGTGATGAGTGGAACTGGTTAAATAGTATGAAGTGAGCATCGGGAGCAGCGGCTCCCCATCCTAGTAGTAGTAGGTCGTAGTCCTTCTGATCTAAGGGCTTTGTTATTGTTGCAACGAAGCTAGGCCAATCCATCGTTCTAAGCTCAACCTGAACACCTATCCTCGAGAGATATGCCTGCACAGCCTCTGCAACCTGCTTATCCTGGAGATACCTCCCAGTAGGGTGCAGAAGGATCAATTTCCTATCGAATGGAAAACCAGCCTCCTCAAGAAGCTTCCTAGCCCTCTGAGGATCATATTGATAGGGCCCCACCTTAACATAGCCAAAATGATGAGGTGGAACCACAGAATCAGCTGGCAGCGCGAGCCCATATAATATATTGTTAACAATAGCCTCTTTATCAACAGCATAGTTGAAGGCCTGCCTAACCCTAGGATCCTTGAGAGGCCCCTTAGGCAGGATAGCTATGAAGATAACCCTATCGGTTAGGGGTGTCAGCACCTCGAATCTAGGATCATTCTTAATCCTATCTAGATCTGGCGGTGGCAGATTAAATGCGAAGTCTACATCGCCTGCTAATAGTGCTGCTAGCCTTGTAGATGCTTCTGGTATTATTAGCCACTCGATCCTCTTTATAGGTGGCTTAGGCCCCCAATAATCATCGTTCCTCTCCAGAACAACCCTCTTACCCTTCTCCCAAGAGACGAACTTATATGGCCCAGTACCTATAACCTCAGTTATAGTCTGATTACCAAACTTCTTAATAACATTTAAACTCGTGATCATGGGAAAACTTGCCAGGACAGTTAGAAATGGTGCATAGGGCTTTGAAAGATATATCCTAACTGTATAGGCATCAACAACCTCAGCCGCTTTTACAGGTCCAAGTTGGGCTCTCGCTGGAACCCTCACAGTTGGGTCTATCCATCTATCTATATTAGCCTTCACAACAGTTGCATTGAACTCAGAGCCATCGTGGAATCTAACGCCCTTTCTAAGGTAGAATGTATATACCAACCCATCTGGCGATACCTCCCACCTCTCGGCAAGCCATGGAATCACCTTTTTACCATCATCATCGAACCAGAGCAGCGTTTCATATACATGCCTCAATATATTAATAACAGCCCCAGTTGTTTGTCCATGGGGATCTAGAGTATCTATGTCAACCCCTATAGCTACTCTTAGAGTATCCTTCTTAGGCATTGGTGATGCTGGAGAGGTGGCTAGAGGTGTTGTGGTTAGAAATGATGTTATCTGCATTGTCTGTTGCAGAGGTTGTGCTGGTCTTTGAAACACTAGCATATAATATGCTATGCTAGCTATTACTATTAAGACCACTAATGTAGATACAAGAACAACCCTTGAAATCCCCCTACCCATGGTGGATACCAATAATGCATAGCTATATTAACCTAAATATTTGTTGAGACTAAAAGCCCAATTTTAAAGCAAGGATTGTTATCTAATGTCCCTAGCATACACTGTCCTATTTAAAGCACAACAATATAGGTTCGCAGCTAAGTGGGCAAGGATTTCACTAGGGTGAGGAGAGAGGAGGTTAGATCTCTATCAGATCTTATACTATTCATAGATATTCAAAGCATAGCTTCGATAGTTCTATGAAGAGCGTCAATATAAAAGGAATGCCAATGTAAAAAGTCTTTTACATTAAAGGGCTATTCTCCCCATACCCTTTTAACAACCCTCAGTATGTTCCCACCAATGACCTTTGCTATTTCCTGATCTGAGTATCCATGCTTTACAAGCCATCTAACTATATTTCTAAATTCTGAGGGGTTTTCAAGCCCATCTACATATTCCACCCTTGGGAATGGCGGTAGGTTCTCCTCTATGCTTGTAAGTGCTAGATATTCTCTAAATACCCTATGGAGTGCCACGTGATCTCCGAATAATGTGTCTGGGCCGAAGGCAACATGATCTATTCCCACTAGCTTCTCTATATATTGGAAGTGCTCCATAACACTCTCTATAGAATGCCTAGGATTATTCCTAGTTATAGTTGTATGCGGCGCAGCCTCTATACCGAAGACACCGCCCTTCTCAGCCAATGCCTGGATAACCTCGTCAGGCTTCATCCTCCTAGAAGGCCATAGTGCTCTAGCACCTGCATGGGTGATCACCACGGGGTCCTTGGAGGCCTCTATAACATCCAAGCTGGTTTTATCACCAGCATGTGCAAGATCTATTAGCATTCCAAGCTTATTCATCCTCCTAACAAGCTCATACCCAAGATCAGTTAAGCCCCTATCAACCCTATCCGCAAGGCCAGAGCCAAACTCATTACCCCTACTATAGGCTATACCCATACACCTAACACCAAGACCATAGAGGATATCAACCCTAGAGAGATCCTCCCTAATATTTGGAGTCCCCTCAAGATGGATAACCATAGCAATCCTACCCTCTCTAAATGCTTTCTCAAAATCACTAGCCTTTCTAGCAACAAACACAAGATCCTGGTGATCAATATCAGCCTGGATCATACCGATCTGATGAATCACATTATCCCAATCCCAGGGATCAGTGGATCTCATGAGTGCAACACCATCTAACATCCCTTCGAAAACCCCGTCTAGACCTGATATGGCTAGCCCTTCATAGCCGATCCACCACCTGCTATTCCTAGCATATTCTATAAACTCCCCGGGGTTTTCAGGCCATACAAAGGTATGATCATGAAGTGAGATAACTATATTCTTACTCATGATCTCCTCAACCATTTCCTCCTCAGCCTTGCTCAGCTCCACAACCTTAGAAGGCACCCTACCCACTTCCTTAGCCAGTTTGAAAACCCTATAATCCCTCCCAGCCTCTAGCCATGAGTATGATTTATACCCACCATACCTCTTGCCCGAGCCCATTAAAATCA belongs to Sulfolobales archaeon and includes:
- a CDS encoding membrane dipeptidase, with translation MGSGKRYGGYKSYSWLEAGRDYRVFKLAKEVGRVPSKVVELSKAEEEMVEEIMSKNIVISLHDHTFVWPENPGEFIEYARNSRWWIGYEGLAISGLDGVFEGMLDGVALMRSTDPWDWDNVIHQIGMIQADIDHQDLVFVARKASDFEKAFREGRIAMVIHLEGTPNIREDLSRVDILYGLGVRCMGIAYSRGNEFGSGLADRVDRGLTDLGYELVRRMNKLGMLIDLAHAGDKTSLDVIEASKDPVVITHAGARALWPSRRMKPDEVIQALAEKGGVFGIEAAPHTTITRNNPRHSIESVMEHFQYIEKLVGIDHVAFGPDTLFGDHVALHRVFREYLALTSIEENLPPFPRVEYVDGLENPSEFRNIVRWLVKHGYSDQEIAKVIGGNILRVVKRVWGE
- a CDS encoding ABC transporter substrate-binding protein: MGRGISRVVLVSTLVVLIVIASIAYYMLVFQRPAQPLQQTMQITSFLTTTPLATSPASPMPKKDTLRVAIGVDIDTLDPHGQTTGAVINILRHVYETLLWFDDDGKKVIPWLAERWEVSPDGLVYTFYLRKGVRFHDGSEFNATVVKANIDRWIDPTVRVPARAQLGPVKAAEVVDAYTVRIYLSKPYAPFLTVLASFPMITSLNVIKKFGNQTITEVIGTGPYKFVSWEKGKRVVLERNDDYWGPKPPIKRIEWLIIPEASTRLAALLAGDVDFAFNLPPPDLDRIKNDPRFEVLTPLTDRVIFIAILPKGPLKDPRVRQAFNYAVDKEAIVNNILYGLALPADSVVPPHHFGYVKVGPYQYDPQRARKLLEEAGFPFDRKLILLHPTGRYLQDKQVAEAVQAYLSRIGVQVELRTMDWPSFVATITKPLDQKDYDLLLLGWGAAAPDAHFILFNQFHSSQAPPRGLAAAHYNNSVVDELLEKAIVETDPQKRLELYRQAIEIIWKDAPWIFLYTQKSFAAKTKDLSGIMVHFGENFYFVKAYYR